One Sinorhizobium sp. BG8 DNA window includes the following coding sequences:
- a CDS encoding 3-hydroxyacyl-CoA dehydrogenase NAD-binding domain-containing protein: MRGNEEKSGEAVGAVAILGAGLIGCSWAALFAATGRPIHLYDSHVDAGAKFAEFWNAVRDTLAEMGLPHTPVMPEYRVFGSPADAVTDVDFVQECIPERLELKRVLYKEIEPALRPTAVVATSSSGLKLSDLQDGWQNPRNLIIAHPFNPPHIIPLVELYGNEATMPEALGVARGLYESCGKKTITLKREVMGHVANRLQAALWREAIHLVAEDVASVRDVDIAISAGPGMRWAVMGPHMLLNLGGGQEGIRAYCEQFRDSYALWWDDLGKPNLDHDTVSKLIDGLEEEIGGRDYNALRRERDTKLIALLGAIKQVETENNEPAVVG; encoded by the coding sequence TTGCGCGGCAACGAAGAGAAGTCGGGAGAAGCTGTAGGGGCCGTCGCCATCTTGGGCGCAGGCTTGATCGGTTGCAGTTGGGCTGCACTGTTTGCAGCAACGGGTCGTCCCATTCATCTCTATGACAGCCACGTGGATGCGGGTGCGAAATTTGCCGAATTCTGGAACGCCGTTCGGGACACCCTGGCTGAGATGGGCCTTCCTCATACTCCGGTCATGCCCGAGTACAGGGTGTTTGGCTCGCCCGCCGATGCGGTTACCGACGTCGATTTCGTGCAGGAGTGCATCCCCGAACGTCTCGAGCTGAAGAGGGTACTCTACAAGGAGATCGAACCGGCTCTCCGTCCGACCGCTGTGGTGGCAACGAGTTCCTCCGGCCTCAAGCTGTCCGATTTGCAAGACGGCTGGCAGAACCCGCGAAACCTCATCATCGCCCATCCCTTCAATCCTCCTCACATCATTCCTCTTGTGGAACTTTACGGCAATGAAGCCACGATGCCGGAGGCGCTAGGCGTGGCGCGCGGCCTCTACGAAAGCTGCGGGAAGAAGACGATCACCTTGAAAAGGGAGGTGATGGGCCATGTCGCCAACCGCCTCCAGGCGGCACTCTGGCGCGAAGCAATCCACTTGGTGGCTGAGGACGTTGCCAGCGTGCGCGACGTGGATATCGCGATTTCCGCCGGGCCGGGCATGCGGTGGGCGGTGATGGGACCGCACATGTTGCTGAACCTTGGCGGAGGCCAAGAAGGGATCAGGGCCTACTGCGAGCAGTTCCGAGACAGCTATGCGCTTTGGTGGGACGACCTTGGAAAGCCGAACCTGGATCACGACACCGTCAGCAAGCTCATCGATGGCCTCGAGGAGGAAATCGGCGGGCGCGACTACAACGCGCTCAGAAGAGAGCGCGACACCAAGCTGATCGCGCTGCTCGGCGCGATCAAGCAAGTGGAAACCGAAAACAATGAGCCAGCCGTCGTCGGTTGA
- a CDS encoding GntR family transcriptional regulator: MQVLISRRKAGGSRIRTYWLARLKAHSHFGARICLVQPLEEDDRHSESALYMHEAAKPAAEFTPSNCTALKKQSTGTNHMTTKTGQMPSFAGRRPILDNEFIYNELKQLLMIGEFLPGQKITLPMLADAFGTSQMPIREATNRLIAARAIEAPPRRSLCIPEATTERMDSLLPLRLLLEGEATRLAVIAKGAELAQELAAITEEMDSKVPSEDIKAYLRLNQKFHFHVYQTCGNPELVDMIELLWMRYGPMLNIVRSGVLSKSGHKRHLEIIKGFQDQDPEAAATAMRADIQDAAVPIREVIESKLREQETVAEGRKAVRAR; encoded by the coding sequence GTGCAAGTCTTGATTTCAAGGAGAAAAGCGGGAGGCAGCCGAATTCGCACCTATTGGCTGGCTCGACTGAAAGCTCACTCGCATTTCGGTGCTCGCATATGCCTCGTCCAACCGTTAGAAGAAGACGATCGACACTCTGAGTCCGCGCTCTATATGCATGAAGCGGCTAAACCCGCGGCAGAATTCACCCCGTCCAATTGCACTGCCCTGAAAAAGCAATCGACAGGAACAAATCATATGACGACTAAAACAGGACAGATGCCTAGCTTCGCGGGACGTCGCCCGATACTGGACAACGAATTTATATACAACGAACTCAAGCAATTGCTGATGATCGGGGAATTCCTGCCGGGACAGAAGATCACGTTGCCAATGTTGGCTGACGCGTTCGGAACGAGCCAAATGCCGATCCGGGAAGCAACCAACAGATTGATAGCGGCGCGGGCTATTGAAGCGCCGCCCCGCAGATCGCTCTGTATTCCCGAAGCCACCACTGAAAGGATGGATTCGCTTTTGCCCCTTCGATTGCTTCTGGAAGGGGAAGCGACTCGGCTCGCAGTCATCGCAAAGGGAGCGGAGTTGGCGCAGGAGCTCGCGGCGATCACCGAGGAGATGGACTCCAAGGTTCCGTCTGAAGACATCAAGGCGTATCTCAGGCTCAACCAGAAATTCCATTTCCATGTCTATCAGACCTGCGGCAATCCGGAGTTGGTCGACATGATAGAATTGCTCTGGATGCGATACGGGCCGATGCTCAACATCGTCAGGAGTGGCGTCCTTTCAAAGTCGGGCCACAAACGGCATCTCGAAATCATCAAGGGGTTCCAGGATCAAGACCCGGAAGCGGCTGCCACCGCGATGCGCGCCGACATACAGGACGCGGCAGTTCCAATCCGCGAAGTAATCGAAAGCAAGCTCCGGGAACAGGAGACTGTTGCCGAGGGCCGGAAGGCTGTCCGAGCGCGATAG
- a CDS encoding hydantoinase B/oxoprolinase family protein, giving the protein MARDDILIPPYKTELFAEPIRSEEIAGLPGALDKGLEQVDPVTFSVVHARVEGIMTEMTQTILATARNPILHGAKDFTCCLLDTHGASILSMVDCIPVHVGTMSPPLRFIIRAFGNDIKEGDVFLNNAPYAGNSHVGDFTMFAPIFFEGKLVAWAASKCHLLDIGAHLPTSMDPFAKDIYEEGFHFPGVRLCRDHKPITDLVRFIAYNFRYSQQWHGDFLAQLSSLWVAESRIIELCKRFGYDTFKGCLTEALRYGERAMREEIKKLPKITVTETLRSECFKGYIDEPLEFKMTLTIDPDEGYIDFDYSEMPDQIDFSYNLSYATCRCSAIQGTLPVLSPDLPYNSGALDRIRVKQREGAIAGIPRWPVGTEVATVGLNDEVTNLVFKTWAKVLPHRALAGMGEHPAANHTGAGVDPRKNNQPYGHLHYLAASAAGATEGFDGLPHMFGHCIMGNMGYESIEIHEQSLPRIVWEVKAEADSGGAGKWRGGIAMSHRLQPIDHDMQLIYCGTGHTWPAFGLFGGEGGTVADHWLLDSETLTEEAHLRNMGETICRRDQHWYAKTGGGGGFGNPLERDPEKVKDDARDGFITLHSAREVYGVVLDTKPELYAVDVSATAALRASMIANIQN; this is encoded by the coding sequence ATGGCAAGAGACGACATTCTCATTCCTCCGTACAAGACGGAGTTGTTCGCTGAGCCCATCCGTTCCGAAGAGATTGCGGGATTGCCCGGAGCCTTGGACAAGGGACTCGAACAAGTCGATCCCGTGACTTTCTCGGTCGTGCATGCGCGTGTCGAGGGGATCATGACAGAGATGACCCAGACGATCCTCGCGACGGCGCGTAATCCAATCCTGCACGGGGCAAAGGATTTCACGTGCTGCCTGCTCGACACGCATGGCGCATCGATCCTGTCGATGGTTGACTGCATTCCCGTGCACGTTGGGACGATGAGTCCTCCGCTCCGCTTCATCATCAGGGCGTTCGGAAACGACATCAAGGAAGGCGACGTCTTCCTCAACAACGCTCCCTACGCTGGGAACTCCCACGTCGGGGACTTCACGATGTTCGCCCCGATCTTCTTCGAAGGGAAGCTGGTGGCGTGGGCGGCATCGAAGTGCCACCTGCTCGACATCGGTGCGCATCTTCCGACCAGCATGGACCCGTTCGCCAAGGATATCTACGAAGAGGGCTTCCACTTTCCAGGCGTGCGGCTTTGCCGCGACCACAAGCCGATCACCGACCTCGTCCGGTTCATCGCCTACAACTTCCGCTACTCGCAACAGTGGCATGGTGACTTCCTGGCGCAACTCAGCTCGCTGTGGGTCGCCGAGTCCCGCATCATCGAACTCTGCAAGCGGTTCGGCTACGACACCTTCAAGGGCTGCCTGACCGAGGCACTGCGCTACGGCGAACGAGCCATGCGCGAGGAAATCAAGAAACTGCCCAAGATCACTGTGACGGAGACACTGCGGAGCGAGTGCTTCAAGGGCTATATCGACGAGCCGCTCGAGTTCAAGATGACGCTGACGATCGATCCTGATGAGGGATACATCGACTTCGACTACAGCGAGATGCCGGATCAGATCGATTTCAGCTACAACCTGAGCTACGCAACCTGCCGATGCTCGGCGATCCAGGGAACCTTGCCTGTCCTTTCGCCGGATCTCCCCTACAACAGCGGCGCGCTGGACCGCATCCGGGTCAAACAGCGCGAAGGGGCAATCGCGGGCATCCCGCGCTGGCCTGTGGGCACCGAGGTTGCGACTGTAGGCTTGAACGACGAAGTCACAAACCTGGTGTTCAAGACCTGGGCAAAGGTCCTGCCGCATCGTGCGCTTGCCGGCATGGGCGAGCATCCGGCGGCCAACCACACTGGCGCGGGCGTGGATCCTCGCAAGAACAACCAACCCTACGGCCACCTTCACTACCTCGCGGCAAGCGCCGCCGGCGCGACCGAGGGCTTCGACGGACTGCCGCACATGTTCGGCCACTGCATCATGGGCAACATGGGCTACGAGTCGATCGAAATCCATGAGCAGTCCCTGCCTCGTATCGTCTGGGAAGTGAAGGCGGAGGCTGACTCCGGCGGCGCCGGCAAATGGCGAGGTGGCATCGCGATGTCGCACCGCCTGCAGCCGATCGACCACGACATGCAGCTGATTTACTGCGGCACCGGACACACCTGGCCCGCGTTCGGTCTCTTCGGCGGCGAAGGCGGCACGGTCGCGGATCACTGGCTTCTGGACTCGGAGACCCTTACCGAGGAAGCGCATCTCCGGAACATGGGCGAGACGATTTGCCGGCGTGACCAGCATTGGTACGCCAAGACCGGCGGCGGCGGTGGCTTCGGCAACCCGTTGGAGCGCGATCCCGAGAAAGTGAAGGACGACGCTCGGGACGGGTTCATCACGCTCCACTCCGCACGCGAAGTCTACGGTGTCGTTCTCGACACGAAGCCCGAACTTTACGCAGTCGACGTCAGCGCTACTGCCGCTCTCCGGGCGAGCATGATCGCGAACATCCAGAACTAA
- a CDS encoding thioesterase family protein, translating to MEKKSSELTSFVVHQWQCDHFGHLNVRHYASMFDDAIFVFWNRAGLKRNSVVVPVTASMKLTFRSEVSAGTVVRIESLVERVGGKSVTIVFRMLDSTDASLLAESEVVEVFFDLGSRESRPVPDKIRSSLELHS from the coding sequence ATGGAAAAGAAGAGCTCGGAATTGACATCGTTCGTGGTGCACCAGTGGCAATGCGACCACTTCGGTCATCTGAACGTCCGGCACTATGCCTCCATGTTCGATGACGCCATCTTCGTTTTCTGGAATAGAGCGGGACTCAAGCGAAATAGCGTGGTCGTACCGGTTACCGCCAGCATGAAGCTGACATTCCGTTCGGAAGTGTCAGCCGGAACGGTGGTCAGGATAGAAAGCCTGGTGGAACGGGTCGGCGGGAAGTCCGTCACCATCGTGTTTCGCATGCTCGACTCGACTGATGCGAGCCTCCTCGCCGAGAGCGAGGTCGTCGAGGTTTTCTTCGATTTGGGCAGCAGGGAAAGCCGCCCGGTTCCGGACAAGATCCGGAGCAGCCTGGAATTGCACTCCTAA
- a CDS encoding 3-keto-5-aminohexanoate cleavage protein, which produces MKRKVVLTCAVTGDGPIHPKYPNYPVTAEQIAAACIEAAAAGASVVHIHGRDPETGIGDRSPAVFRAIVEEVRKHNPDVLINLTTGMGATLVPDPADEGRAHPTTDVGTAAERVGHVMELRPQICTLDATTMNLEGGIAGAPDCVFMNTPGKLRDMAEMIREAGVKPEIEVFNPGDILLARRLVEQGHIDEPPLFQICLGVKWSAPADLKTLLYMKDLLPPNAVWSAFGISRWQMEIVAASTILGGHCRVGLEDNIYLERGVFATNAQLVERARRIISDLGCEVATPKEAREILGVS; this is translated from the coding sequence ATGAAACGTAAAGTCGTATTGACCTGTGCCGTCACGGGTGACGGGCCGATCCATCCAAAATACCCGAACTATCCGGTAACCGCAGAGCAGATCGCGGCCGCGTGCATCGAGGCTGCGGCGGCGGGTGCCTCGGTGGTCCATATCCACGGACGCGACCCGGAAACAGGAATTGGCGATCGTTCGCCAGCCGTTTTTCGCGCCATCGTGGAGGAGGTCCGCAAACATAACCCGGACGTTCTCATCAATCTTACGACAGGAATGGGAGCGACGCTCGTCCCCGATCCCGCCGATGAGGGGCGTGCGCATCCGACAACCGATGTCGGCACCGCCGCCGAACGCGTCGGCCACGTGATGGAACTCAGACCGCAGATTTGCACGCTCGACGCCACGACGATGAACCTGGAAGGCGGTATCGCGGGCGCGCCGGATTGCGTTTTCATGAACACGCCCGGCAAGCTTCGGGATATGGCGGAGATGATCCGGGAAGCGGGCGTGAAGCCGGAAATAGAGGTGTTCAACCCTGGCGATATCCTGCTTGCGCGGCGTCTTGTCGAGCAGGGGCATATCGATGAGCCTCCCCTTTTCCAGATTTGCCTCGGCGTGAAGTGGTCCGCACCCGCGGACTTGAAAACACTGCTCTACATGAAAGATCTTCTGCCACCCAACGCGGTCTGGAGTGCTTTCGGCATCTCTCGGTGGCAAATGGAAATCGTCGCCGCTTCGACGATCCTCGGCGGACACTGCCGTGTCGGCCTGGAGGACAACATCTATCTCGAGCGGGGTGTCTTCGCGACCAACGCGCAGCTCGTGGAACGTGCGCGACGCATCATCAGCGACCTGGGATGCGAAGTGGCGACACCAAAGGAAGCTCGAGAAATTCTCGGCGTGAGCTGA
- a CDS encoding ABC transporter substrate-binding protein, translated as MENWNATNITRRRVLKSSVAAAVGLAAPSLISSRGFAAEADVIKMGIAMPLEGECAQWGIPIQRAGQMWVDEHNANGGILCGDGQRHKIEFSAYTNVCFLPNEELTAFRSAILQDGCKYMFQTYTPASRKAIARIATENQVLTNSYGGGFLGADFPYLMGGITGSPTAFLGLVSHVLEQNPDVKRVALMFTDNSFGLAGQGYCAAGCAPFEAQGKIEVVYNDVFDPNTTDYFPLMGAVLKTKPDAIFFSDLPPGKQAILLEAAQSLNYKGIWMCHSWDLPQIAQRVNLADLEGRVYCGFGVDASEPTFSPKAHNMYKTYVEKFGEGEWIGFAGLTYSAMATLDQAFAQSPSIEPKDVMEALYGIKNMEHPIYGKSAWSGMDIFGVDHHLLTPTPKYVIKDGKFALSGVTDDFAWWNEHKNDALPALQKYKMTET; from the coding sequence ATGGAAAACTGGAATGCGACCAACATTACGAGAAGGCGGGTTCTGAAGAGCAGTGTTGCCGCGGCCGTCGGTTTGGCGGCTCCGAGCCTGATCTCTTCCCGAGGCTTCGCCGCCGAGGCGGATGTCATCAAAATGGGCATCGCGATGCCCCTGGAAGGCGAATGCGCGCAGTGGGGCATTCCGATCCAGCGCGCTGGTCAGATGTGGGTGGACGAACATAACGCCAACGGCGGCATCCTTTGCGGTGATGGCCAGAGGCACAAGATCGAATTCTCGGCCTACACCAACGTCTGCTTCCTACCCAACGAGGAACTGACGGCGTTCCGCAGCGCGATCCTGCAGGACGGCTGCAAGTACATGTTCCAAACATACACGCCGGCGTCGCGCAAAGCGATCGCCCGCATCGCTACCGAGAACCAGGTGCTCACCAATTCATATGGCGGCGGCTTCCTCGGTGCGGACTTTCCATACCTGATGGGAGGGATCACCGGGTCGCCAACGGCATTCCTGGGACTTGTGTCCCATGTCCTGGAGCAGAATCCAGACGTCAAACGCGTGGCGCTGATGTTCACGGACAACTCCTTCGGTCTAGCAGGTCAGGGATATTGCGCCGCGGGTTGCGCGCCTTTTGAAGCCCAAGGGAAGATCGAGGTCGTCTACAATGACGTGTTCGATCCCAACACGACCGACTACTTCCCCTTGATGGGAGCCGTATTGAAGACAAAGCCCGACGCGATCTTCTTCTCCGATCTGCCTCCGGGCAAGCAGGCGATCCTCCTGGAGGCCGCGCAGTCCCTGAACTACAAGGGCATTTGGATGTGCCACTCGTGGGATTTGCCGCAGATCGCCCAACGCGTGAATCTCGCCGATCTCGAAGGCCGGGTCTATTGCGGGTTTGGCGTTGATGCTTCCGAGCCGACATTCTCGCCCAAGGCGCACAATATGTACAAAACCTACGTCGAAAAATTCGGCGAGGGCGAATGGATCGGGTTTGCGGGTTTGACATATTCGGCGATGGCCACATTGGACCAGGCCTTTGCTCAAAGCCCCTCCATCGAGCCTAAGGATGTGATGGAAGCTCTTTATGGCATCAAGAACATGGAGCACCCGATCTACGGGAAATCGGCCTGGTCGGGCATGGACATCTTCGGCGTGGATCATCACCTTCTGACCCCGACTCCGAAATACGTGATCAAGGACGGGAAGTTTGCACTTTCCGGCGTGACCGACGACTTCGCGTGGTGGAACGAGCACAAGAACGACGCTCTTCCCGCCTTGCAGAAGTACAAGATGACCGAGACCTGA
- a CDS encoding hydantoinase/oxoprolinase family protein — MKYRISVDVGGTFTDLAIADAETFTQLGSHKSPTTPQDRSVGILNAMSLAAEELGMSLEEMLGSTAVFCHGSTTATNTILEMSGAKTGLICTRGTKYTLWRGEGRRQTMFNYKMEPNRPLIRPYLCREVSERINAQGDVVVPLDEDEVRKEVRQLREWGVEAIAVCTMWSIVNDAHEKRIGEIIKEEWPEVDYCLSSEIQPIIREYYRTSCVVLNAMLQPKVTRYLNNLQGELEKRGFKGETLIVVSNGGVVPISEVAKKPVFMLFSGPSMAPEAGYYFSEIEKSQNCITVDMGGTSFDVSTVLDGQITTTKDGRILNYPTGVASIEIATLGAGGGSIAAIDRAGLITVGPRSAEAVPGPACYMRGGVEPTVTDAYVVLGYIRPEYFLNGRMKIDRQLAHDAIKKNIADPLGISVEEAALGITQVVNENMLGGILDMTIRRGVDPREFAMVTGGGATSVPVAFLAREMGIKKVIIPRETSVLCAFGANNAAIAMSEVVSKYSDTGNFDFVGVNEALSGITGKGVAFLSRMGVDPKDQNFELFVSARYPMQTTELEIPIQLDNGKITTAVLERITEMFHEAYLARYKTNDPASDVEFLMWRCMATFERPKIVLAPQEKTAQAVDSTLMSSGKSYFGGGKWVETPAYDGSKLKFGMSVPGPALVILPDTTIVVPPFAALETREYGYFVMNVDTVIKKSVSKTKVLELMPAE; from the coding sequence ATGAAATATCGTATCAGTGTAGACGTGGGTGGCACTTTCACGGACCTCGCGATCGCCGACGCCGAAACCTTCACGCAGTTGGGAAGCCACAAGTCCCCGACCACCCCGCAGGATCGTTCGGTCGGCATTCTCAACGCCATGTCACTTGCAGCTGAAGAGCTCGGCATGTCGCTTGAAGAAATGCTCGGCAGCACCGCCGTGTTCTGCCACGGCTCTACCACGGCGACCAACACCATCCTCGAGATGAGCGGAGCCAAGACAGGACTCATCTGCACTCGCGGCACCAAGTACACGCTATGGCGGGGCGAAGGCCGTCGCCAGACGATGTTCAACTACAAGATGGAGCCGAACCGGCCGCTGATCCGGCCATATCTGTGCCGCGAAGTCTCGGAGCGGATCAACGCGCAGGGCGACGTCGTCGTGCCGCTGGACGAAGATGAAGTCCGCAAGGAGGTCCGGCAGCTTCGCGAATGGGGCGTCGAAGCGATCGCAGTCTGCACAATGTGGTCGATCGTCAATGATGCGCACGAAAAGCGGATCGGCGAAATCATCAAGGAGGAGTGGCCGGAGGTAGATTACTGCCTCAGCTCCGAAATCCAGCCGATCATTCGCGAGTACTACCGGACGAGCTGTGTCGTGCTCAATGCGATGCTGCAGCCCAAGGTGACACGCTACCTGAACAACCTTCAGGGTGAGCTCGAGAAGCGGGGCTTCAAGGGTGAAACGCTGATTGTCGTATCCAACGGCGGCGTAGTACCCATCTCGGAAGTCGCTAAGAAGCCGGTCTTCATGCTGTTTTCCGGACCTTCGATGGCTCCGGAGGCTGGATATTACTTCAGTGAGATCGAGAAGTCCCAGAACTGCATCACGGTCGACATGGGCGGGACGAGCTTCGACGTTTCGACCGTGCTGGATGGCCAGATCACAACTACGAAGGACGGCCGCATCCTGAACTACCCGACCGGCGTGGCGTCCATCGAAATCGCGACCTTGGGCGCTGGCGGCGGGTCGATCGCCGCGATCGACAGGGCCGGGCTGATCACCGTCGGGCCGCGTAGCGCCGAAGCCGTTCCGGGTCCGGCCTGCTACATGCGGGGTGGTGTCGAACCGACCGTCACCGACGCCTATGTGGTGCTTGGATATATTCGGCCGGAGTACTTCCTGAACGGTCGCATGAAGATCGATCGACAGCTCGCACACGATGCGATCAAGAAGAATATCGCTGATCCCTTGGGCATCAGCGTCGAGGAGGCGGCGCTTGGTATCACCCAGGTCGTCAACGAGAACATGCTTGGCGGCATTCTCGACATGACGATCCGCCGCGGCGTCGACCCTCGCGAGTTTGCAATGGTGACGGGCGGCGGAGCAACCTCGGTGCCGGTCGCGTTTCTTGCGCGGGAGATGGGTATCAAGAAGGTCATCATCCCGCGGGAAACCTCCGTGTTGTGCGCTTTCGGGGCCAACAACGCTGCTATCGCGATGAGCGAGGTTGTCTCGAAGTATAGCGACACGGGCAATTTCGACTTTGTCGGCGTGAACGAGGCCTTGTCCGGCATTACTGGAAAGGGCGTCGCTTTCCTCAGCCGTATGGGCGTCGATCCCAAGGACCAGAATTTTGAACTGTTCGTCTCTGCACGCTATCCCATGCAGACAACGGAACTCGAAATCCCGATCCAGTTGGACAACGGCAAGATCACTACCGCGGTCCTGGAACGGATCACCGAGATGTTCCACGAAGCATATCTCGCCCGCTACAAGACCAACGACCCTGCGTCCGACGTCGAGTTCCTGATGTGGAGATGCATGGCGACGTTCGAGCGTCCCAAGATCGTGCTCGCTCCTCAGGAAAAGACCGCACAGGCGGTGGACAGCACGCTCATGAGCAGCGGCAAGTCCTATTTTGGTGGCGGGAAGTGGGTAGAAACGCCCGCCTATGACGGGTCGAAGCTCAAGTTCGGAATGAGCGTGCCCGGGCCGGCGCTCGTGATCCTTCCTGACACCACGATCGTTGTCCCGCCATTCGCCGCTCTCGAGACCCGTGAATACGGATACTTCGTCATGAATGTCGACACGGTGATCAAGAAGAGCGTTTCAAAGACGAAGGTGCTGGAACTGATGCCAGCTGAGTAA